A window from Drosophila subobscura isolate 14011-0131.10 chromosome O, UCBerk_Dsub_1.0, whole genome shotgun sequence encodes these proteins:
- the LOC117899573 gene encoding polycomb protein Scm, whose amino-acid sequence MSGGRDSSTSGTSSGSNSTTSAAAATSPASTQRQRGRPAKRATCTWCAEGKLPLQYVLPTQTGKKEFCSETCIAEFRKAYSKGACSQCDNVIRDGAPNKEFCSIMCMNKHQKKNCSTRHSGGVGSGGGKGIPESERKLLSGGAPAPAGPFQYESFHVFDWDAYLEETGSDAAPAECFKQAQNPPINDFKIGMKLEALDPRNVTSTCIATVVGVLGSRLRLRLDGSDSQNDFWRLVDSTEIHAIGHCEKNGGMLQPPLGFRMNASSWPGYLCKILINAMVAPEEIFQPEPPSPEENLFKVGQKLEAVDKKNPQLICCATVDAIKDDQIHVTFDGWRGAFDYWCNYRSRDIFPAGWCARSCHPMQPPGHKSRMDSSSSKQRCARPRYTVVTESEAMVPASPVTAHFHPNCKGGPFINNSKLPCMVTGPTYQTLAKLCLQEVLAASTDTQQLSKLLFALEGDVHIVTAAGKNFTVKIPSPMRMKDDESLTQFIETLCTTCRACANLISLVHETEECKKCAHSRKRQLTQSSTPPSSPVLSDKRNRPSSDKMVIKQETGAKSPSEMKSKPLPNNGKEQTNQNTQNSHNNVSESKPSAKVVIKTEPNGVTGGGTSTTTQALRKVRFQHHTNNNNNNTSIINNGNTEINQTTPVSNSSSSSSSSTTSLAAGGTANASSIGKYLAPLVAEVHPEQINVKPSNSYYKSPTTLSSSASLPTSVSTPFTGCQSASSTALAAGGVPAPKAATAPAGAAAEAASTSYTAITSPLSTHSSASSSHLRSQPIDWTIEEVIQYIESNDHSLSVHGDLFRKHEIDGKALLLLNSEMMMKYMGLKLGPALKICNLVNKVNGRRNNLAL is encoded by the exons atgtcCGGGGGACGCGACAGCAGCACAAGTGgcaccagcagtggcagcaactcCACCACatccgcagctgcagcgacatCTCCTGCGTCAACCCAGAGGCAGCGTGGTCGTCCGGCCAAGAGGGCCACCTGCACCTGGTGCGCCGAGGGGAAGCTGCCTCTGCAGTACGTTTTGCCCACGCAGACGGGGAAGAAGGAGTTCTGTTCGGAGACGTGCATTGCCGAGTTCCGCAAGGCGTACAGCAAAGGCGCATGCAGCCAGTGCGACAATGTGATCAGGGATGGAGCACCCAACAAGGAGTTCTGCTCGATTATGTGCATGAACAAGCATCAGAAGAAGAACTGCTCAACTAGGCATAGTGGTGGCGTTGGGTCGGGCGGGGGAAAGGGTATACCCGAAAGCGAGCGCAAATTGCTGAGCGGTGGAGCGCCCGCCCCAGCAGGTCCCTTCCAATATGAAAGCTTTCATGTCTTCGACTGGGATGCCTACCTGGAG gaAACTGGCAGCGATGCCGCCCCTGCGGAGTGCTTTAAACAGGCCCAGAATCCGCCCATCAATGATTTCAAGATTGGCATGAAGCTGGAAGCTCTGGATCCACGAAATGTCACCTCCACCTGCATTGCCACAGTCGTGGGTGTTTTGGGATCCCGACTTCGGTTGCGTCTCGACGGCAGTGACTCGCAGAATGATTTTTGGCGCCTGGTAGACTCCACAGAGATCCATGCAATCGGTCACTGCGAGAAGAATGGTGGCATGTTGCAGCCACCGCTGGGATTCCGAATGAATGCCTCTAGTTGGCCAGGCTATTTGTGCAAAATCCTCATCAACGCCATGGTGGCTCCAGAGGAAATCTTTCAGCCAGAGCCGCCATCGCCGGAGGAGAATCTCTTCAAAGTTGGCCAGAAACTGGAGGCGGTTGATAAGAAGAATCCGCAATTAATCTGCTGCGCCACTGTGGATGCCATCAAGGATGATCAGATACACGTGACATTTGATGGCTGGCGTGGTGCCTTCGACTATTGGTGCAACTACCGCTCCAGAGACATCTTTCCCGCCGGATGGTGTGCCCGCAGCTGTCACCCCATGCAGCCGCCAGGCCACAAGTCCCGCATGGACTCCAGTTCGAGCAAGCAGCGTTGCGCGCGTCCCCGCTACACTGTTGTCACCGAATCGGAGGCCATGGTCCCGGCCTCTCCTGTCACCGCCCACTTCCATCCGAACTGCAAGGGCGGTCCGTTTATCAACAACTCGAAGCTGCCATGCATGGTGACGGGACCGACGTACCAAACGCTGGCCAAGCTGTGTTTGCAGGAAGTCCTAGCTGCCAGCACGGATACACAGCAGCTGTCCAAGCTGCTATTCGCCTTAGAAGGAGACGTGCACATTGTGACTGCGGCAGGAAAGAATTTCACA GTTAAAATCCCCTCGCCAATGCGCATGAAGGACGACGAGAGTCTTACCCAGTTCATCGAGACGCTGTGTACCACATGCCGGGCATGTGCCAATCTCATTTCGCTCGTCCATGAGACCGAAGAATGCAAGAAGTGCGCCCATAGTAGAAAACGTCAACTGACACAGTCGTCTACACCTCCCTCATCGCCCGTGCTTTCGGACAAGCGAAATCGGCCATCCTCTGACAAGATGGTGATCAAGCAAGAAACGGGCGCCAAATCGCCGTCGGAAATGAAGTCCAAACCCCTGCCAAATAATGGGAAAGAGCAGACGAATCAGAATACTCAAAATAGCCACAACAACGTGAGCGAAAGTAAACCTAGTGCGAAGGTGGTCATCAAAACAGAACCCAATGGTGTAACTGGTGGAGGGACATCCACCACAACGCAGGCTCTGCGCAAGGTACGCTTCCAGCatcacacaaacaacaacaacaacaacactagCATCATCAACAATGGAAACACAGAGATAAACCAAACCACGCCAGTGAGCAATTcttcgtcgtcatcgtcgtcgtcgactACAAGTTTGGCGGCAGGTGGGACAGCTAATGCAAGCTCTATTGGAAAATACCTAGCCCCATTGGTGGCCGAAGTGCATCCGGAACAGATCAATGTGAAGCCCTCGAACAGCTATTACAAATCACCCACAACACTCTCCTCCAGCGCCTCGTTGCCAACATCTGTGTCGACTCCATTCACTGGCTGCCAATCGGCATCATCCACTGCACTGGCTGCAGGGGGAGTGCCGGCACCCAAAGCAGCCACAGCGccggcaggggcagcagcagaggcagcttCCACCAGTTATACAGCAATTACCTCGCCCCTCAGCACACACTCGTCTGCATCTTCCTCGCATTTGCGCTCACAGCCAATCGACTGGACCATCGAGGAAGTCATCCAGTACATCGAGAGCAATGATCACTCGCTCTCAGTCCACGGGGATCTCTTTAGAAAGCAT GAAATCGATGGGAAAGCATTATTATTGCTTAACTCAGAAATGATGATGAAGTACATGGGTCTTAAGCTGGGACCAGCcttaaaaatatgcaatttagTCAATAAGGTAAACGGTCGTCGAAATAATCTGGCACTATAA